From the genome of Hymenobacter cellulosilyticus, one region includes:
- a CDS encoding alpha/beta hydrolase, whose translation MLDAQQALRLVRQRATEFGVNPNRVGIMGFSAGGHLASTAGTHFTTPAGDTKDNTSVRPDFLVLLYPVISFTDNLAHGGSRKSLLGDAPTTEQVRLYSNEQQVTAQTPQPFWCTPPTTKPW comes from the coding sequence CTGCTGGACGCCCAGCAGGCCCTGCGCCTAGTACGGCAGCGGGCAACGGAGTTTGGTGTTAATCCGAACCGAGTGGGCATTATGGGCTTTTCGGCCGGCGGCCATTTGGCTTCCACGGCCGGCACCCACTTCACCACCCCGGCCGGCGACACGAAGGACAATACCTCCGTGCGGCCCGACTTCCTGGTGTTGCTCTACCCCGTTATCAGCTTCACCGACAACCTGGCCCACGGCGGCTCCCGCAAAAGCCTGCTCGGCGACGCGCCTACGACCGAGCAAGTTCGGCTTTACTCCAACGAGCAGCAGGTCACGGCCCAGACGCCCCAACCTTTCTGGTGCACGCCGCCGACGACAAAACCGTGGTAG
- a CDS encoding alpha/beta hydrolase: MKTLVLTALLGLFAHTMSAQSIISLYSGTIPNSIATNLQESTMTVASGGVRVSDVVQPTLQVFRPAKEKANGTAVIICPGGGYVRLAMDHEGTDVAKRLNEMGITAFVLKYRLPNDQTQPDKTTARCWTPSRPCA, from the coding sequence ATGAAAACGCTCGTTCTGACCGCCCTACTCGGTTTGTTTGCCCACACTATGTCTGCCCAAAGCATCATTTCGCTCTATTCGGGCACCATTCCTAACTCCATTGCCACCAACCTGCAGGAAAGCACCATGACGGTAGCCAGTGGCGGGGTGCGGGTTTCGGACGTGGTGCAGCCCACGCTGCAGGTGTTTCGACCTGCCAAGGAAAAGGCCAACGGCACGGCCGTCATTATCTGCCCCGGCGGCGGCTACGTGCGCCTAGCCATGGACCACGAAGGCACCGATGTAGCCAAGCGGCTAAACGAAATGGGCATCACGGCCTTTGTGCTCAAGTACCGCCTGCCCAACGACCAAACCCAGCCCGACAAAACCACCGCCCGCTGCTGGACGCCCAGCAGGCCCTGCGCCTAG
- a CDS encoding SWIM zinc finger family protein: MAGLLGEGNQLDTLMEELPAEWVAGANRLFRGNEVFNPSLFALENNLAPNTVDRLCASLSAMGLLGFDLADNQHFYRRLPFKLNRILSLNPRLKNARALLDAADDVQLVSVGAGGRTEARVRGTDVWHTVVVGGPEPARCTCPWFSGHQGQRGPCKHILAAQMRFA, encoded by the coding sequence GTGGCGGGGCTTCTCGGGGAAGGCAACCAACTCGATACCCTGATGGAGGAGCTGCCCGCCGAGTGGGTGGCGGGGGCCAACCGCCTGTTCCGCGGCAACGAGGTCTTCAACCCCAGCCTGTTTGCCCTGGAAAACAACCTAGCGCCCAACACCGTGGACCGCCTCTGCGCCAGCCTCTCGGCCATGGGTCTGCTGGGCTTCGACCTGGCCGACAACCAGCACTTCTACCGCCGCCTGCCCTTCAAGCTGAACCGCATCCTGAGTTTGAATCCCCGCCTGAAAAATGCCCGGGCCCTGCTCGACGCTGCCGACGACGTGCAGCTGGTAAGCGTGGGCGCCGGGGGCCGCACTGAGGCCCGGGTGCGGGGCACCGACGTGTGGCACACCGTGGTGGTGGGCGGCCCGGAGCCGGCCCGCTGCACCTGTCCCTGGTTTAGCGGGCATCAGGGGCAGCGCGGGCCCTGCAAGCATATTCTGGCAGCCCAAATGCGCTTTGCCTAA
- a CDS encoding DUF6493 family protein, whose protein sequence is MRTYYPAPKPRELVPFLLALPKTDVIPVRRQTTKLKKELEAIVQLKPNTWGSRITRNQSVMLFLSGLRTYSRKEALTNNFTGWWPELTNDTHFWQVLEHTRPDWVFDWLQRWSTSNQWYKPSYRLLRQLEDRQIIPYDARLFSTSVPGLIGDMCKPLCETEPVPAQAEKVLAQQLSTDPVLLTRDLPLVFDFDSSIDSHSGSVQLTMDKKKWNWKEPLTWQTWSEKHPRQLITWLDIIRELVQSGHLDRADLLTRSLLALRRDFRRPLLTWFKNLFEALQPTVSERLSRQNELVELLAHPLPLVVNFALDQLKSLWTEPDFDAAPLLLYAEGLMPRQDLKTTLRTLLGAFEKLVKRQPTLAPTIARLACLALTNADAGVQERAAKLLAGLLGAKKPVLDAAEAEETTATIGLYTDLLSAAARTTLSSFLVAAPDSAPTAATYLPLPEFVPELSAATAITPVADWHELLFLTGQVVQHNEPAATERWLDGLLRLRGQYPADYAQQLRPYLLQALPWNLKGKTEEETATLLREVSFSTGRNGRRELLSALLISWYQGFTEARVRRVGLHDQQYSNPDPLLRVEQQRLASVEEQLRAGAATLPLLSTPSHAPHWVAPSVLVEKLLAYEAADRTPDAADLALALARTAFRNEQDAAPARALLPQVRHAELRALLSWFLAPAVVVQPMPPLPPVSGEAVSVVKAVVKKFGQLNPFRQASSDLPPTPLAEALPWLWAVAGRTRHPAAELPELLPLTSCPGVAAPWQPQWEFVQKSNTYKQTWNKDQPEVTVVWQELNVITKHPDKRPPSPLLLYSQHAGLRLTNQYYLWSIVPDVAFLLTLMPNNPAPLHWHLLRTACAYRTNNQGGEGRGVVEAFLHSLLGAGSAFDESTTVLLAMGLVHNAPMCRALALEVLLSAIATARLQLAALGEALGKTLAVEFAPLQRLTDLLAQTRAIDPLTDDAVRQLLDVLLPALPAVPLRNTRKLIETYADLRGRTGQPVPPAVQSRLREWSTSATLKKAAASLVSA, encoded by the coding sequence ATTCGAACATATTATCCGGCACCAAAGCCCCGGGAGCTGGTTCCCTTCCTGCTGGCCTTGCCCAAAACCGATGTTATTCCGGTCCGGCGCCAAACGACCAAGCTCAAGAAAGAACTGGAGGCCATCGTCCAGCTCAAGCCCAATACCTGGGGCAGCCGCATCACGCGCAACCAGAGTGTGATGCTGTTTTTGAGTGGCCTGCGCACCTATTCCCGCAAGGAAGCTCTGACCAACAACTTCACAGGCTGGTGGCCCGAGCTGACTAATGACACCCACTTCTGGCAGGTTCTGGAGCACACCCGCCCCGACTGGGTGTTTGACTGGCTACAGCGGTGGTCGACCAGCAACCAGTGGTACAAGCCCAGCTACCGGCTGCTGCGCCAGCTCGAAGACCGGCAGATTATTCCTTATGACGCCCGACTCTTCAGCACCTCGGTGCCCGGGCTGATTGGTGATATGTGCAAACCGCTGTGTGAAACCGAACCCGTACCGGCCCAGGCCGAAAAAGTCCTGGCCCAGCAGCTGAGCACCGACCCGGTGCTGCTCACCCGGGACCTGCCGCTGGTGTTCGACTTCGATTCAAGCATCGACTCCCATAGCGGCAGCGTGCAGCTGACCATGGACAAGAAGAAGTGGAACTGGAAAGAGCCCCTTACCTGGCAGACCTGGTCCGAGAAGCACCCGCGCCAGCTGATTACCTGGTTGGATATTATCCGGGAGCTGGTGCAGTCGGGCCACCTCGACCGCGCCGACCTGCTCACCCGCAGTCTGCTGGCCTTGCGCCGCGACTTCCGCCGGCCCTTGCTGACGTGGTTTAAAAACCTGTTTGAGGCCTTGCAGCCCACGGTATCCGAACGGCTGAGCCGGCAAAACGAACTAGTGGAACTGCTGGCCCACCCGCTGCCGCTGGTCGTCAACTTTGCCCTCGACCAGCTCAAGAGCCTCTGGACTGAACCTGACTTCGACGCCGCGCCGCTGCTGCTGTACGCCGAAGGGCTGATGCCCCGGCAGGATTTGAAAACGACCCTGCGGACGTTGCTGGGCGCGTTTGAAAAGCTCGTGAAGCGCCAGCCAACCCTGGCCCCGACCATCGCCCGGCTGGCCTGCCTGGCTCTGACCAATGCCGATGCCGGGGTGCAGGAGCGGGCGGCTAAGCTGCTGGCCGGCCTGCTCGGCGCCAAAAAACCCGTGCTCGATGCCGCCGAAGCCGAGGAAACAACGGCCACCATCGGCCTCTACACCGACCTGCTCAGCGCCGCCGCCCGCACTACCCTGAGCAGCTTCCTGGTAGCGGCCCCGGATTCGGCCCCAACGGCCGCGACTTACCTCCCGCTGCCCGAGTTTGTGCCCGAACTATCGGCGGCTACGGCCATTACCCCAGTAGCCGACTGGCACGAGCTGCTTTTTCTCACGGGCCAGGTGGTGCAGCACAACGAGCCGGCCGCTACCGAGCGGTGGCTCGATGGGCTGCTGCGCCTGCGCGGGCAGTATCCGGCGGACTATGCCCAGCAACTGCGTCCCTATTTATTGCAGGCCCTGCCCTGGAATCTGAAAGGCAAAACCGAAGAAGAAACCGCCACTCTGCTACGCGAGGTTAGCTTCAGCACAGGCCGCAACGGGCGGCGGGAGTTGCTGTCGGCCTTGCTTATCAGCTGGTATCAGGGCTTTACGGAAGCCCGGGTGCGGCGCGTCGGCCTGCACGACCAGCAATACAGCAACCCCGACCCGCTGTTGCGGGTAGAGCAGCAGCGCCTGGCCTCCGTCGAAGAGCAGCTCCGCGCCGGCGCGGCCACCTTGCCGCTGCTGAGCACCCCTAGCCACGCCCCGCACTGGGTAGCGCCTTCGGTGTTGGTTGAAAAGCTGCTGGCTTATGAAGCCGCCGACCGCACGCCCGACGCCGCCGACTTGGCCCTGGCCTTGGCCCGCACGGCTTTCCGGAACGAGCAGGATGCCGCCCCGGCCCGGGCGTTGCTACCACAGGTGCGGCACGCTGAGCTGCGGGCCCTGCTGAGCTGGTTTCTGGCTCCGGCCGTCGTGGTGCAACCTATGCCTCCGCTGCCGCCCGTCAGCGGGGAGGCGGTATCGGTTGTGAAGGCTGTCGTAAAGAAGTTTGGTCAGCTAAATCCTTTCCGGCAGGCCTCCTCCGACTTGCCCCCGACTCCCCTGGCCGAGGCCCTGCCCTGGCTGTGGGCCGTAGCGGGCCGTACCCGCCACCCCGCCGCCGAGCTGCCGGAGTTGCTGCCGCTGACTTCCTGCCCCGGCGTAGCAGCCCCGTGGCAGCCGCAGTGGGAGTTTGTGCAAAAGTCCAACACCTACAAGCAAACCTGGAACAAGGACCAACCGGAAGTAACCGTTGTGTGGCAGGAACTCAACGTTATTACCAAGCACCCCGATAAACGCCCGCCTTCCCCATTGCTGTTGTATTCCCAGCACGCAGGCCTGCGCCTTACCAATCAGTACTATCTATGGTCTATTGTACCGGATGTAGCGTTCCTGCTTACGCTGATGCCTAACAACCCGGCGCCGCTGCACTGGCATTTGCTACGCACTGCCTGCGCCTACCGCACAAACAATCAGGGCGGGGAAGGACGGGGCGTTGTAGAAGCTTTTCTGCACTCCCTGCTGGGCGCCGGCTCCGCCTTTGATGAAAGCACCACCGTGTTGCTAGCCATGGGCCTTGTGCACAACGCGCCGATGTGCCGGGCGCTGGCGCTGGAAGTACTGTTGTCGGCCATTGCCACGGCCCGTCTGCAGCTGGCAGCGCTGGGCGAGGCCTTGGGCAAAACCCTGGCCGTGGAGTTTGCTCCGCTGCAGCGCCTAACCGACCTGCTGGCCCAGACCCGCGCCATCGACCCACTCACCGACGACGCAGTGCGGCAGCTGCTGGATGTGCTGCTGCCAGCCCTACCCGCTGTGCCCCTGCGCAACACCCGCAAGCTCATCGAAACCTACGCCGACCTGCGGGGCCGCACCGGGCAGCCCGTACCGCCGGCCGTGCAAAGCCGCCTGCGTGAGTGGAGCACCTCGGCCACGCTGAAAAAGGCCGCCGCCAGCCTGGTTTCTGCGTAG